A stretch of the Haloplanus aerogenes genome encodes the following:
- a CDS encoding cupin domain-containing protein, translating to MSHALVDYHDVDPVGGGLHFLRDSLGCEKLGVSVLDVEAGWSGKAHDHADDGQEEVYVLVEGAATATVDGETVTMSAGDALRVDPAATRQLDAEESSLFVIAGAP from the coding sequence ATGTCACACGCACTCGTCGACTACCACGACGTCGATCCGGTCGGTGGCGGCCTGCACTTCCTGCGAGACAGCCTCGGCTGCGAGAAATTGGGCGTGTCGGTGCTAGACGTGGAGGCGGGGTGGAGCGGCAAAGCACACGACCACGCCGACGACGGACAGGAGGAGGTGTACGTCCTCGTCGAGGGGGCGGCGACCGCCACCGTCGACGGCGAGACGGTAACGATGTCGGCCGGTGACGCGCTCCGTGTCGACCCCGCGGCGACCCGGCAACTCGACGCCGAGGAGTCGTCGCTGTTCGTAATCGCCGGCGCGCCCTAG
- a CDS encoding bacterio-opsin activator domain-containing protein: MSVILEFSIPSEEFTLGRVLSGPPRMHCELERIVPTGDMVMPFVWATGDDHEGFAESIRDNPVVKELLVLDTVGESGLYRIEWTEEPTDLIEGIATTDAVVLEAYGNENWNFRLRFPDHDALSEFHTYLLEHDIPCHIDRTYTLTETGKGGYRFDLSQEQREALVLALQRGYFATPSEMMLDELADELGITRQALSTRIRRGNEQVLRAVLLPSTSEFE, translated from the coding sequence ATGAGCGTCATCCTGGAATTCTCGATTCCGAGTGAGGAGTTCACGCTCGGACGGGTACTCTCCGGGCCACCGAGGATGCACTGCGAACTCGAACGCATCGTCCCGACGGGCGATATGGTGATGCCGTTCGTGTGGGCGACCGGCGACGACCACGAGGGGTTCGCGGAGAGCATCCGTGACAACCCCGTGGTGAAGGAACTGCTCGTCCTCGATACGGTCGGGGAGAGCGGGCTGTATCGGATCGAGTGGACGGAGGAGCCGACGGACCTCATCGAAGGAATCGCCACCACCGACGCCGTCGTGTTGGAGGCGTACGGCAACGAGAACTGGAACTTCCGACTCCGGTTTCCCGACCACGACGCCCTCTCGGAGTTCCACACCTACCTCCTCGAGCACGACATTCCGTGCCACATCGACCGCACCTATACGCTGACGGAGACGGGAAAGGGTGGCTACCGGTTCGACCTCTCACAGGAACAGCGCGAGGCCCTCGTGCTCGCGCTCCAGCGTGGCTACTTCGCCACACCCAGCGAGATGATGCTGGACGAACTCGCCGACGAACTCGGCATCACCAGACAGGCCCTCTCGACCCGGATTCGCCGGGGCAACGAACAGGTGCTTCGGGCGGTGTTGCTCCCCTCGACCAGCGAGTTCGAATAA
- a CDS encoding long-chain-fatty-acid--CoA ligase — protein MQKPLLVTDFLDRAREYYGDHEAVVATTGDRYTYDELGERADRFAAFLQSRGIEKGDRVAVLDPNTHYHLEAAYGIMQCGAIHTPLNYRLTPNDFEYILSDAGVDAIYADHDYADKIETIRDDVPTETFVTNDPDAVDGDWEGFDAVLDSAGADYDRPEMDEDEVITINYTSGTTGDPKGVMRTHRCETLHAYLTAIHQDISDDDVYLWTLPMFHVNGWGHIFAITGMGAKHVCTRGIDAEWILDTVATEDVSYLCGAPTVLNMLIDYYDDHDVPTQGANDVRIATAGSAPPEATIRTVEDEFGWYLTHVYGATETGPLVTTSNARRFFDDDDRGRFRVKKRQGLGFLGTEVRVVDEDGNDVPRDDETIGEVVVRGNQVMDGYWEQPEATEEAFSDRVEGYYHMGDLATVDENGMISIQDRKKDIIISGGENISSIELEDTLYDHEAVGSVAVVPAPSDEWGEEPKAFVVPANGNPDDPGVDAAELIAFTRERLAGFKALKQVEFVETLPTTATGKVQKYELRSKEWEDEDRMVGEG, from the coding sequence ATGCAGAAACCGCTCCTGGTGACGGATTTCCTCGACAGGGCCCGCGAATACTACGGCGACCACGAGGCAGTGGTGGCGACGACGGGGGATCGGTACACCTACGACGAACTCGGCGAGCGAGCGGACCGGTTCGCAGCGTTCCTCCAGTCCCGCGGTATCGAGAAGGGCGACCGGGTGGCCGTACTCGATCCGAACACCCACTATCACCTCGAAGCCGCGTACGGGATCATGCAGTGTGGCGCCATCCACACGCCGCTGAACTACCGGCTCACTCCGAACGACTTCGAGTACATCCTCTCCGACGCCGGCGTCGACGCCATCTACGCCGACCACGACTACGCCGACAAGATAGAGACCATCCGCGACGACGTGCCCACCGAGACGTTCGTGACGAACGACCCCGACGCCGTCGACGGCGACTGGGAGGGCTTCGACGCCGTCCTCGATTCAGCGGGCGCCGACTACGATCGCCCCGAGATGGACGAGGACGAGGTCATCACCATCAACTACACCTCGGGCACCACCGGCGACCCGAAAGGTGTGATGCGCACCCACCGCTGTGAGACGCTCCACGCCTACCTCACGGCGATCCATCAGGACATCAGCGACGACGACGTCTACCTCTGGACGCTCCCGATGTTCCACGTCAACGGCTGGGGGCACATCTTCGCCATCACGGGCATGGGTGCGAAACACGTCTGCACGCGCGGCATCGACGCCGAGTGGATCCTCGACACCGTGGCGACCGAGGACGTGTCCTACCTCTGTGGCGCGCCGACCGTGCTGAACATGCTGATCGACTACTACGACGACCACGACGTGCCCACGCAGGGTGCAAACGACGTGCGCATCGCCACCGCGGGGTCGGCGCCGCCCGAGGCGACCATCCGCACCGTCGAAGACGAGTTCGGCTGGTATCTCACGCACGTCTACGGCGCAACCGAGACGGGACCGCTCGTCACCACCTCCAACGCGCGTCGCTTCTTCGACGACGACGACCGCGGCCGCTTCAGGGTGAAAAAGCGGCAGGGACTCGGCTTCCTCGGCACGGAGGTGCGCGTCGTCGACGAGGACGGAAACGATGTCCCCCGCGACGACGAGACCATCGGCGAGGTGGTCGTCCGCGGCAATCAGGTGATGGATGGCTACTGGGAACAGCCCGAAGCGACGGAGGAAGCCTTCTCCGACCGGGTCGAGGGCTACTACCACATGGGTGACCTCGCCACCGTCGACGAGAACGGCATGATCTCGATTCAGGACCGCAAGAAGGACATCATCATCAGCGGGGGCGAGAACATCTCCAGCATCGAACTGGAAGACACGCTGTACGACCACGAGGCGGTCGGGAGCGTGGCTGTCGTCCCCGCGCCGAGCGACGAGTGGGGCGAGGAGCCGAAGGCCTTCGTCGTGCCGGCGAACGGGAATCCGGACGACCCCGGCGTCGACGCCGCGGAACTGATCGCGTTCACCCGCGAACGCCTCGCGGGGTTCAAGGCGCTCAAACAGGTCGAGTTCGTCGAGACGCTTCCCACCACCGCGACGGGCAAGGTCCAGAAGTACGAACTCCGGTCCAAGGAGTGGGAGGACGAAGATCGGATGGTCGGGGAAGGATAA
- a CDS encoding DUF7344 domain-containing protein, which yields MAPSDFGIYEALVHPYRRRLLVAMLDADRRDAPYPDPLEFAPDAEEERHRIGMIHTHLPKLDDMGVIQWDRETEELSKGPRWDDLEPLLRWMDENRDELPEGWLPEPTGDWTPPNARSES from the coding sequence ATGGCACCCTCAGACTTCGGCATATACGAAGCGCTCGTCCACCCATACCGCCGCCGTCTGCTGGTCGCCATGCTCGATGCCGACCGGCGCGATGCACCCTACCCCGATCCACTGGAATTCGCGCCCGACGCGGAGGAGGAACGGCATCGCATCGGCATGATCCACACCCACCTGCCGAAACTCGACGACATGGGCGTCATCCAGTGGGATCGGGAGACGGAGGAACTTTCGAAGGGTCCACGGTGGGACGATCTCGAACCGCTGCTCCGCTGGATGGACGAGAACCGGGACGAGTTGCCCGAGGGATGGCTGCCGGAGCCGACGGGCGACTGGACGCCTCCGAACGCACGCTCCGAGTCGTAG
- a CDS encoding gamma carbonic anhydrase family protein, translating into MVLRAVDGVEPTVHEDAYVDEDAVVIGDVTLERDASVWPNATLRGDHHPIVVGAESNVQDNAVLHEDAVLGPRVTVGHTAIVHAATVEEEALIGMGAIVLDDATIGAGAVVAAGSVVTGGTDVPPGTLVAGTPAEVVKEIPDAEMGEIAADEYVMRGNQYADTSRVVDPDADD; encoded by the coding sequence ATGGTACTCAGAGCTGTGGATGGAGTCGAACCCACCGTCCACGAGGACGCGTACGTCGACGAGGACGCCGTCGTCATCGGTGACGTGACGCTCGAACGCGACGCCTCGGTCTGGCCGAACGCCACGCTCCGCGGCGACCACCACCCCATCGTCGTCGGCGCGGAGTCGAACGTACAGGACAACGCGGTCCTCCACGAGGACGCCGTCCTCGGCCCGCGCGTCACCGTCGGGCACACCGCCATCGTCCACGCCGCGACGGTGGAGGAGGAGGCGCTGATCGGGATGGGCGCTATCGTCCTCGACGACGCCACCATCGGGGCGGGTGCCGTCGTCGCCGCAGGGAGCGTCGTCACCGGCGGGACCGACGTGCCGCCCGGAACGCTGGTGGCGGGCACGCCCGCCGAGGTGGTCAAGGAGATTCCCGACGCGGAGATGGGCGAAATCGCCGCCGACGAGTACGTGATGCGGGGGAACCAGTACGCGGACACGTCGCGGGTCGTCGACCCGGACGCGGACGACTGA